The genomic stretch ATCAGTATAGACGCTCCGAAACACCGGTATCTCAAGAGGCAGTAGCAACCGACTGACTTTTACCCTGCGGCCAATTCGTTCGCGATATGGATGACGACGTCCGGTGGAGTCGTATCGCACCACCGTGGCTTCGATACCTGTCTGCAGACCTGACCGTTGTCTTCGTACTTACAGTACTGGCAGTCGGTGCTGTCTTCACCCCTGTCGTCAGGGATACACCAGTCCGTATCATCGTTGGGCTCCCGTTTCTCCTATTCGTCCCCGGCTATGCGGTCGTGTCGGCGCTGTTTCCCATGGCAGCGCCCGACCTCAGCGACGACGATTCCGATTTGAATTCATCTAGTATCACGGGTCTCGAACGGGTCGCTCTCTCGTTCGGCGTATCGATTGCCATCGTTCCGCTAATCGGACTAGGATTGGATCTGACACCCCTCGGTATTCGACTTGTGCCTGTCGTCCTTTCCATTAGCGTCACGGTGTTTGCATCGACTGTGGTTGCAGCGTACCGCCGCCAGACGCTCCCGCCTGAAGAGCGGTTTTCAGTCCCTTGGCGCGCGTGGGTCGCTGCCGGAAAGGGTGAACTGTTCAAACCAGAGGGGCGGATAGATGGCGTTCTTAACATCCTGCTTGTTGCCTCACTGTTACTCGCCGCAGGGAGTGTCGGCTATGCGGTCACAGTCCCGAAGGAAGGCGATTCATTCTCGGAGTTCTACCTCCTGACCGAGAACGACGAAGGG from Salinigranum halophilum encodes the following:
- a CDS encoding DUF1616 domain-containing protein — encoded protein: MDDDVRWSRIAPPWLRYLSADLTVVFVLTVLAVGAVFTPVVRDTPVRIIVGLPFLLFVPGYAVVSALFPMAAPDLSDDDSDLNSSSITGLERVALSFGVSIAIVPLIGLGLDLTPLGIRLVPVVLSISVTVFASTVVAAYRRQTLPPEERFSVPWRAWVAAGKGELFKPEGRIDGVLNILLVASLLLAAGSVGYAVTVPKEGDSFSEFYLLTENDEGELIADEYPSEFVAGESQSVVVGIDNQEHQPMEYTIIVDIHRVQAENNSTVVLERERLRTFEVQTEHNETWQRQHSISPEMLGDRLRVTYLLYRGDAPARPTPENAYREVHLWINVSSP